The proteins below are encoded in one region of Mus caroli chromosome 10, CAROLI_EIJ_v1.1, whole genome shotgun sequence:
- the Tmbim4 gene encoding protein lifeguard 4: protein MADTDPGYPRSSIEDDFNYGSCVASASVHIRMAFLRKVYSILSLQVLLTTVTSALFLYFQALRTFVHESPALIVVFALGSLGLVFALTLHRHRHPLNLYLLFAFTLSESLAVAAVVTFYDVYLVLQAFIMTTAVFLGLTAYTLQSKRDFTKFGAGLLAALWILCLAGFLKLFFYSETVELVLASLGALLFCGFIIYDTHSLMHRLSPEEYVIAAISLYMDVINLFLHLLKFLEAVNKK from the exons ATGGCTGACACGGACCCGGGCTATCCCCGCTCGTCCATCGAGGATGACTTCAACTATGGCAGCTGCGTGGCGTCGGCCAGCGTGCACATCCGCATGG CCTTTCTCAGAAAAGTCTACAGTATCCTCTCTCTGCAAGTCCTCCTGACTACAGTGACCTCTGCCCTGTTCCTGTATTTCCAGGCTCTGCGGACATTTGTCCATGAAAG CCCTGCCTTAATTGTGGTGTTTGCTCTGGGATCTCTGGGCTTGGTCTTTGCACTGACTCTGCACAGACACAGGCATCCTCTGAACCTCTATCTACTCTTTGCATTT ACACTGTCAGAATCCCTGGCCGTGGCAGCTGTTG TTACCTTCTATGATGTATATCTGGTTCTGCAAGCGTTTATAATGACTACTGCAGTCTTTCTTGGCTTGACTGCCTATACTCTACAATCAAAGAGAGATTTCACCAAATTCGGAGCAGG GTTGTTGGCTGCTTTGTGGATTTTGTGCTTGGCAGGATTCTTGAAG CTGTTTTTTTACAGTGAGACGGTGGAGCTGGTCTTGGCCTCTCTAGGTGCCCTCCTCTTCTGTGGGTTCATCATCTATGACACACACTCGCTGATGCACAGACTCTCTCCCGAAGAGTATGTGATAGCTGCCATCAGTCTCTACATGGATGTCATCAACCTCTTCCTGCACCTGTTGAAGTTTCTGGAAGCAGTTAATAAAAAGTAA